GGAATGCGGATGCGCACCAGCAGCTCGTCCGGCCGCCGCACCGTGTTCCACTCGCCGTTGGCCACGAAGAACTCGTCCACCGTCACCGTCCGCATCCCCGCGGGGGAGGCGAGGTCGACCACCGCGCCGACCGTCATCAGCACCGGCGGCGTGTCCGCGGAGTGCGCGGCGACGCACTTCTTCCCCACCCTGGTCACGTGGCAGACGTCGCCGTCCTTCTTCAGGCAGAAACCCAGCGCCTGCCGCCAGAAGAAGGTCTGGTTGTAGTACGTGCAGCGCGTGTCCAGGCACAGGTTGCCGCCCATCGTTCCGGCGTTGCGGATCTGCGGGCCGGCCACGTGCCCCGCCGCGTCCGCCAGCGCCGGGACGATGCGGCGGACGAGCGGGTGGCGCGCCACCACCGACAGCGTCTCCGCCGCGCCGACGACGAGCTGCGCGGCCTCCGCCGAGCCCTCCGCGACGGGATTGCCGCCCGCGTCCGCCAGCCCGATGCCGTGCATCTCCGCCACGCCCTTCAGCGCGACCAGGTGGCGCGGGGTGAACAGGCGGTGCTTCATGTTCGGCATCAGGTCCGTCCCCCCCGCGATGGGGAGGGCGTCTTCCTGGCCGGTGAGCAGGCCGAGCGCATCGGCCAGCGTGGACGGGCGGTGGTACGTGTATTCGTGAAGCCGGAGCATGGCCTTCTGTCTCTGCTTTGAACGGTCGTTCGAATGCGGGGAAGATAGAACGCCGGTGGCGCGGTGACCAGTTGGCGCGCCGAGCGACGGGGCTCTCATATCATCCCCCCGACCCTATCTCCCGACAGCAGGAGAAGGAGGAGACCTGATCGCGGAGGCCGCGCCGGAGCGTCGCCGCGGCCCCCGCGCCCTCTCCGGCCGGCCGAGGCCGTCCACCTCTCCCGTACCGGTAGAGGTAGCTGGGCGACACCGGCGCCTGATGCTGAGTGTGGCGTGAGCCAGAGTCTGATTGGCGCGCCGATGCTGGAAAGCCACCCTCTCCCGGGACGGGAGAGGGTCGCGCCCTCCGGCGCGGGGTGAGGGCGGCGCGAGGCTCGCGGACGCGCACCTGCGTAAGGGATGTGCGCCCGAACCCTGCCGTTCCATCCTTTCGCCCGGCCGCGCGCGCTGCCATCTTCCCCGCCGCAAATTCCTGGTCCGAACAGATCCGAGGGAATCGAGATGAGCGATACGAGCTTCCGCACCGAGAAGGACTCGCTGGGCGAGATGCAGGTGCCCGCAGACGCGCTGTACGCCGCGCAGACGCAGCGCGCGGTGGAGAACTTTCCCATCAGCGGCATCCGCTTTCCGCGCCGCTTCATCCACGCGATGGGCACCATCAAGAAGGCCGCCGCGCAGGCGAACGCCGAGATGGGCCTGCTCGACGCCGCCGTGGCCGAGGCCATCGTCCGCGCCGCCGACGAGGTGATCGCGGGAACGCTGGACGCGCAGTTCGTACTGGACGTGTACCAGACGGGGAGCGGCACCAGCACCAACATGAACACCAACGAGGTGATCGGGACGCGCGCCACGCAGCTCGCCGGCGGCGACAAGCGGGTGCATCCCAACGACCACGTGAACATGGGGCAGAGCTCCAACGACGTGATCCCCACGGCCATGCACGTCTCCGCGCGCGTGGCCATCCACGAGGACCTGATCCCCGCGCTGGAGCGGCTGCAGGGCGCGCTGAACGCCAAGGCGGCCGAGTTCGACGACGTGGTGAAGAGCGGCCGCACGCACCTGATGGACGCCACCCCGGTGCGCCTGGGCCAGGAGTTCGGGGGATACGCCAGCCAGATCGAGCATGGCATTCGCCGGCTGCGCAACGCGAGCGAGGAGCTGGCCGAGCTGGCGCTGGGCGGCACCGCGGTGGGCACCGGCACCAACGCCGTTCCCGGCTTCCCCGCCAAGACGATCGAGAAGATCAGCGCGCTCACGGGGCTGCAGTTCCGCGAGGCGGAGAACCACTTCGAGGCGCAGGGCGCCAAGGACGCCTGCGTCAGCGCGAGCGGCGCGCTGAACACGCTGGCGGTAAGCCTGCTGAAGATCGCCAACGACATCCGCTGGCTGGCCAGCGGGCCCACCTCGGGGCTGGCCGAGATCACCCTTCCCGCCATCCAGCCGGGAAGCAGCATCATGCCGGGAAAGGTGAACCCGGTGATGAGCGAGGCGATGATGATGGTGTGCGCGCAGGTGATGGGGAACCACGTGGCGGTGACCATCGGCGGGCAGCACGGCAACTTCGAGCTGAACGTGATGATGCCGGTGATGGCGCACAACTTCCTGCAGTCGGTGGAGATCCTGTCGCGCGCCTGCGACGCCTTCCGCGCCAACGCGGTGGAGGGGATCGGCGCCAACCGCGAGCGCTGCCGCGAGCTGCTGGAGAAGAACCCGTCGATCGCCACCGCGCTGAACGCCTACATCGGCTACGACCAGGCGGCCAGCGTGGCCAAGGAGTCGGCCAAGAACTTCGAATCCGTGCGCGACGTGGTGAAGCGCCGCGGCCTGCTGAGCGACGAGCAGCTGGACCACGTGCTGAACGTGCGCGAGATGACGGAGCCCGGGATCCCCGGCGGCGGCGTGGTGGGCGGCGGGGGCGGGTGAGGGCACGGTCGCGGAACGAGCAGGGCCCGCCTGACGGCGGGCCCCGTTGGTCCGCGGGCGCGGGGCTCAGCGCACGAACATCCCCACGCCGTAGCCGCAGTAGTCCGCGTCGCAGCTCGCCATGGTGACGCGAAGCCGGAACCTTCCGGTCCACCGCGGCGTGACGACGACCACCGGGGTGGCGTCGGACTCCAGGTCGGTGCTGATGGAGTTGCCGTTGGCGTAGTAGAGCCCAAAGTCCAGGTCGGAGCAGTTCTCGTCGCACTTGCCGACGAAGCGGTACGAGACTCCGCCCGCGAGCGTGACGTACAGGTCGGTGTCGTCGCCGTCGTAGAGGGTCCCGGTCCACACGTCGGTCTCGGCGTACCCGTCCTGCTGCCACCGCCAGGTATCCCGGTCGATCGCGGTCCGAATGGCCTCCCGCCACTGCGCCGCGGCGGCGGATGCGGAGAGCACCAGCAGCGAGAGGGCAAGGGTCAGCGTGCGGATCATGGCTCACCTCCACGCAAGAAAGCTGCGGCAGGCCGGTTCGGCGGCACCCCGGGCGCCCTGCCCGGAGCGGAATGCGATCAGCGCATCGCGAGCGCCAGCCGGGCACCAGCGGACCGGATGCTTTCCGGCGCGGTCCAAGCGTTTGGAAGTCCGCATCTTGGAGCGGTGCTACGGAACGGATGAGGCCTGGTATGATGGTGCACATGTGCCGCGATTGGGGCGACGGTTCCTCGCACCCTGAAGCGTGGCGGCGAAAGCCACCGCGCGCGACGAGCAGTTGCGTCCCGTGTTGAATGTGCGGGAGATGACGGAGACGGGATTCCCGGCGGCGGCGTGGCGGGCGGCGGGGGCGGGTGAGGGGACGCGGGACGAGGAACGCACGCACGACGAACGACCGAACGCTTTGAACGAGGAGGTGGCTGGACTAAACTTCGAACTCCGGGGTATGGATGCGCGCGATCGGCTTCCATGGCACGAGCGTCGAACGGGCGGAGCGCATCCTGGCCGCGGGGTTCCGGGCCAGCCGCAACGACTACGACTGGCTGGGCGACGGCGTCTACTTCTTCCAGGACGCGCCCGGCCGCGCGCGCGAGTGGGCGGCGGAGCGGTTCGGCAGCGAGGCGGCAGTGGTCGGCGCGGAGATCGACCTCACCGACTGCCTGGACCTGCTGGACCCGCGGTGGCATCGCGTCATCGCGAACGCGCACCGTGACTTGGTCGCGCGCGGAGAACGGCTGCAGCAGCCGCTCCCGCGGCAGACTACGGGCGCGCGACGATTGGACCGGGCCGTCATCAATTATGCGGTGGACCTGATGGCGGACGACGGCCTTGTAATCCGCAGCGTTCGCGGAGCATTCGAGGAAGGCCCGCCGATCTTTCCCGGGTCCGCCCTGCGCACCCGGTCGCACGTGCAGATTGCCGTCC
This DNA window, taken from Longimicrobium sp., encodes the following:
- a CDS encoding FAD binding domain-containing protein produces the protein MLRLHEYTYHRPSTLADALGLLTGQEDALPIAGGTDLMPNMKHRLFTPRHLVALKGVAEMHGIGLADAGGNPVAEGSAEAAQLVVGAAETLSVVARHPLVRRIVPALADAAGHVAGPQIRNAGTMGGNLCLDTRCTYYNQTFFWRQALGFCLKKDGDVCHVTRVGKKCVAAHSADTPPVLMTVGAVVDLASPAGMRTVTVDEFFVANGEWNTVRRPDELLVRIRIPLPGLGVRTAYRKVRQRQSVDFPLLSIAVAADVAPDQTARAMSLVVSALGARPRVVTGLEKIVSGRRLLDVADAVGAQAFKQCHPLENLIVDPDWRRAMVPIYVRRAIEDLAAGPGPARAA
- a CDS encoding class II fumarate hydratase; protein product: MSDTSFRTEKDSLGEMQVPADALYAAQTQRAVENFPISGIRFPRRFIHAMGTIKKAAAQANAEMGLLDAAVAEAIVRAADEVIAGTLDAQFVLDVYQTGSGTSTNMNTNEVIGTRATQLAGGDKRVHPNDHVNMGQSSNDVIPTAMHVSARVAIHEDLIPALERLQGALNAKAAEFDDVVKSGRTHLMDATPVRLGQEFGGYASQIEHGIRRLRNASEELAELALGGTAVGTGTNAVPGFPAKTIEKISALTGLQFREAENHFEAQGAKDACVSASGALNTLAVSLLKIANDIRWLASGPTSGLAEITLPAIQPGSSIMPGKVNPVMSEAMMMVCAQVMGNHVAVTIGGQHGNFELNVMMPVMAHNFLQSVEILSRACDAFRANAVEGIGANRERCRELLEKNPSIATALNAYIGYDQAASVAKESAKNFESVRDVVKRRGLLSDEQLDHVLNVREMTEPGIPGGGVVGGGGG